Proteins from a genomic interval of Bradyrhizobium sp. CCBAU 53340:
- a CDS encoding flavin reductase family protein — translation MTEKDLHFYEPSKGHGLKHDPFNAIIAPRPIGWISSRDTKGHVNLAPYSFFNAFAYVPPIIGFSSTHWKDSVENIQQTGEFVWNLATMDLAKQMNATAAHVAPEVDEFKLAGLTAVPGKLVNVPRVGESPVAFECKVSDIIRLKGADGKEANAWLTLGEVVAVHIDKAMIKDGVYQTAAARPITRAGRRGDYFEIKPENMFEMVRPD, via the coding sequence GTGACCGAGAAAGACCTGCACTTCTACGAGCCCTCCAAGGGCCACGGCCTCAAGCACGATCCCTTCAACGCCATCATCGCGCCGCGGCCGATCGGCTGGATCTCCTCCCGCGACACCAAGGGCCACGTCAATCTGGCGCCCTACAGCTTCTTCAACGCGTTCGCCTACGTGCCGCCGATCATCGGCTTCTCCTCCACCCATTGGAAAGACTCGGTCGAGAACATCCAGCAGACCGGCGAGTTCGTCTGGAATCTCGCCACCATGGATCTGGCCAAGCAAATGAACGCGACCGCGGCGCATGTTGCGCCCGAAGTCGATGAGTTCAAGCTCGCAGGGCTGACGGCAGTCCCGGGCAAGCTCGTCAACGTGCCGCGCGTCGGCGAGAGCCCCGTCGCCTTCGAGTGCAAGGTCTCCGACATCATCCGCCTCAAGGGTGCCGACGGCAAGGAGGCGAATGCCTGGCTGACGCTCGGCGAGGTCGTCGCCGTCCACATCGACAAGGCCATGATCAAGGACGGCGTCTACCAGACCGCTGCGGCCCGTCCGATCACGCGCGCGGGGCGCCGCGGCGATTATTTCGAGATCAAGCCGGAAAACATGTTCGAGATGGTCCGGCCGGATTAG
- a CDS encoding TetR/AcrR family transcriptional regulator, producing MTLVAEHIEGDTRDRILEVAERLFRQIGYQKTTVGDIAKELRMSPANVYRFFESKKAIHQAVARGLMGEVELEAQRIVARPGPVKERFRELLTTVHRMNTERYVGDNKLHEMVEIAMQEDWEVCVNHMECIAGVVGQMIAQGVASGEFEAPDLQLASLCACTAMMRFFHPQMIAQCATKPGPTIDQMIDFVIAGLSPRH from the coding sequence ATGACACTGGTTGCGGAACATATCGAAGGCGACACCCGGGATCGTATCCTCGAGGTGGCCGAGCGGCTGTTCCGCCAGATCGGCTATCAGAAGACCACGGTCGGGGACATCGCCAAGGAGCTCCGGATGAGCCCCGCCAACGTCTATCGCTTCTTCGAATCGAAGAAGGCGATTCACCAGGCGGTGGCGCGGGGCCTGATGGGCGAGGTCGAGCTCGAAGCGCAGCGGATCGTGGCGAGGCCCGGTCCGGTCAAGGAGCGCTTCCGCGAACTGCTCACCACCGTCCATCGTATGAACACCGAGCGCTATGTCGGTGACAACAAGCTGCACGAGATGGTCGAGATCGCGATGCAGGAGGACTGGGAGGTCTGTGTCAACCATATGGAGTGCATCGCCGGCGTGGTCGGCCAGATGATCGCGCAGGGCGTCGCCTCCGGCGAGTTCGAGGCGCCGGACCTGCAACTGGCTTCGCTGTGCGCCTGCACAGCGATGATGCGCTTCTTCCACCCCCAGATGATTGCCCAGTGCGCCACCAAGCCGGGCCCGACCATCGACCAGATGATCGATTTCGTCATCGCGGGTCTGTCGCCGCGCCACTGA
- a CDS encoding efflux RND transporter permease subunit: protein MKRFNLSAWAVSHPTLVLFLMLVLGVAGFFSYEKLGRAEDPFFTVKVVNVSVLWPGATAQEMQAQVADPIEKKIQELPYFEKVQTYSKPGFTALQVTFRDSTPPKDVPYLFYLLRKKLVDVQGQLPAGILGPVVNDEFSDVDSILYMMTGDGADYAQLKKVAEGFRQRLLKVPGVTKVDMYGNQDERIFVEFSHAKLATLGITPQALFDSLAKQNNVTPAGTVETSSQRVPLRVTGALDGVKAVAETPVESNGRVFRLGDIATVTHGYVDPPSFVVRQEGKAAIGIGVVTAKGANILELGKDVEKATAEFMKAVPQGIDVSLIADQPKVVEHAVGEFVHSFMEALGIVLFVSFLALGWRTGIVVALSVPLVLGIVFIVMNSMSLDLHRISLGALIIALGLLVDDAIIAVEMMVVKMEQGWDRMRAASFAWESTAFPMLTGTLVTAAGFLPIGFANSAVGEYAGSIFWIVAIALVASWFVAVIFTPYIGVKLLPEMKVHHNHDPHAVYETRMYRGLRAIVQWCVNHRITVVAATVGVFVASIVGFGHVQQQFFPLSERPELFLQLRLPEGTAFNVTEKAVKKAETLLKDDTDIQTYTSYVGQGSPRFWLGLNPQLPNEAFAEIVIVAKGVEARERVKAKIENAAAEGFLSEARVRVDRFNFGPPVGFPVQFRVIGPDANKVREIAYQVRDVMRQNKNVKDVQLDWNEQSPYLKLVVDQDRARAMGLTPQDVSQALSMLISGAQVTTVRDGIEKVAVVARAIPSERLDLGGVGDLTITSKNGVAVPLQQIAKIEYSHEEPIMWRRNRDMAITVRSDVVDGVQAPDVTNQITPKLQQIKDYLEPAYRIEPGGAFEESAKGNASIFILFPVMVMVMLTLLMIQLQSFSRLTLVFLTAPLGIVGASLGLNVANQPFGFVALLGLIALAGMIMRNTVILVDQIETDVSHGLTRREAIVEATVRRARPVVLTALAAILAMIPLSRSAFWGPMAITIMGGLFVATFLTLLYLPGLYALWFRKSLDEAGTPEQPAAPQHGSDEQRAIPLAEAAE, encoded by the coding sequence ATGAAGCGCTTCAACCTTTCGGCCTGGGCCGTCAGCCATCCGACGCTGGTCCTGTTCCTGATGCTCGTGCTCGGCGTCGCCGGCTTCTTCTCCTACGAGAAGCTCGGCCGCGCCGAAGATCCGTTCTTCACCGTGAAGGTCGTCAACGTCTCGGTGCTGTGGCCGGGCGCGACCGCGCAGGAGATGCAGGCCCAGGTCGCCGATCCCATCGAGAAGAAGATCCAGGAGCTGCCCTACTTCGAGAAGGTGCAGACCTATTCGAAGCCGGGCTTCACAGCGCTCCAGGTTACCTTCCGCGATTCCACGCCGCCGAAGGACGTGCCTTATCTCTTCTATCTGCTGCGCAAGAAGCTGGTGGACGTGCAGGGCCAGTTGCCCGCAGGGATTCTCGGGCCGGTCGTCAACGACGAGTTCTCCGACGTCGATTCGATCCTCTACATGATGACCGGCGACGGCGCCGATTACGCCCAGCTCAAGAAGGTCGCCGAAGGTTTCCGCCAGCGCCTGCTCAAGGTGCCTGGTGTCACCAAGGTCGACATGTACGGCAACCAGGACGAGCGCATCTTTGTCGAGTTTTCGCATGCGAAGCTCGCTACCCTCGGCATTACGCCGCAGGCGCTGTTTGATTCGCTCGCCAAGCAGAACAATGTGACCCCCGCCGGCACGGTCGAGACCTCGTCGCAGCGCGTGCCGCTGCGCGTGACCGGTGCGCTCGACGGCGTCAAGGCCGTGGCCGAGACCCCTGTCGAGAGCAACGGCCGCGTGTTCCGCCTCGGCGACATCGCCACCGTCACCCACGGCTATGTCGATCCGCCGAGCTTCGTCGTCCGCCAGGAAGGCAAGGCCGCGATCGGCATCGGCGTCGTCACCGCCAAGGGCGCCAACATCCTCGAGCTCGGCAAGGACGTCGAGAAGGCGACCGCGGAGTTCATGAAGGCGGTCCCGCAGGGCATCGATGTCTCGCTGATCGCCGACCAGCCCAAGGTGGTCGAGCACGCCGTCGGCGAGTTCGTGCACTCCTTCATGGAAGCGCTCGGGATCGTGCTGTTCGTCTCGTTCCTCGCGCTCGGCTGGCGCACCGGCATCGTCGTCGCGCTGTCGGTGCCGCTGGTGCTCGGCATCGTCTTCATCGTCATGAACTCGATGTCGCTCGATCTGCACCGCATCTCGCTCGGTGCGCTGATCATCGCGCTCGGCCTGCTCGTCGACGACGCCATCATCGCGGTCGAGATGATGGTGGTGAAGATGGAGCAGGGCTGGGACCGCATGCGTGCGGCCTCCTTTGCCTGGGAATCCACTGCGTTTCCGATGCTCACGGGAACGCTGGTCACGGCCGCTGGCTTCCTCCCCATCGGCTTTGCCAATTCGGCGGTCGGAGAATATGCCGGCAGCATCTTCTGGATCGTGGCGATCGCGCTGGTCGCCTCCTGGTTCGTGGCGGTGATCTTCACGCCCTATATCGGCGTCAAGCTGCTGCCTGAGATGAAGGTGCATCACAATCACGATCCGCACGCGGTCTACGAGACCCGCATGTACCGCGGCCTGCGCGCCATCGTGCAATGGTGCGTCAATCACCGCATCACCGTGGTGGCCGCGACCGTCGGCGTCTTCGTCGCCTCGATCGTCGGCTTCGGTCACGTCCAGCAGCAGTTCTTCCCGCTGTCGGAGCGGCCCGAATTGTTCCTCCAGCTGCGGCTGCCCGAGGGCACCGCCTTCAACGTCACCGAGAAGGCCGTGAAGAAGGCGGAGACGCTGCTCAAGGACGACACGGACATCCAGACTTATACGTCCTATGTCGGCCAGGGGTCGCCGCGCTTCTGGCTCGGTCTCAACCCGCAGCTCCCCAACGAGGCCTTCGCTGAGATCGTCATCGTCGCCAAGGGCGTCGAGGCACGCGAGCGCGTCAAGGCCAAGATCGAGAATGCGGCGGCCGAAGGCTTCCTGTCGGAAGCGCGCGTCCGCGTCGACCGCTTCAATTTCGGTCCGCCGGTCGGCTTCCCCGTGCAGTTCCGCGTGATCGGCCCCGATGCCAACAAGGTGCGCGAGATCGCCTACCAGGTTCGCGACGTCATGCGGCAGAACAAGAACGTCAAGGACGTCCAGCTCGACTGGAACGAGCAGTCGCCCTACCTGAAGCTCGTCGTCGACCAGGATCGTGCTCGTGCCATGGGTCTCACGCCGCAGGATGTCTCCCAGGCGCTGTCCATGCTGATCTCCGGTGCGCAGGTGACGACCGTGCGTGACGGCATCGAGAAGGTCGCGGTGGTCGCCCGCGCCATCCCGTCCGAACGCCTCGACCTTGGTGGCGTCGGTGATCTCACCATCACCTCGAAGAACGGCGTCGCCGTGCCGCTGCAGCAGATCGCCAAGATCGAATATTCGCACGAGGAGCCGATCATGTGGCGGCGCAACCGCGACATGGCGATCACCGTGCGCTCCGACGTCGTCGACGGTGTGCAAGCACCTGATGTCACCAACCAGATCACGCCGAAGCTGCAGCAGATCAAGGACTACCTCGAGCCGGCCTACCGCATCGAGCCGGGTGGCGCGTTCGAGGAATCGGCCAAGGGTAATGCCTCGATCTTCATCCTCTTCCCGGTGATGGTCATGGTGATGCTGACGCTGCTGATGATCCAGCTGCAGAGCTTCTCGCGCCTGACGCTGGTGTTCCTCACCGCGCCGCTCGGCATCGTCGGTGCCTCGCTCGGTCTGAATGTCGCCAACCAGCCGTTCGGCTTCGTGGCGCTGCTCGGCCTGATCGCGCTCGCCGGCATGATCATGCGCAACACGGTCATTCTGGTGGACCAGATCGAGACCGACGTCAGCCACGGCCTGACCCGGCGCGAGGCCATCGTGGAGGCGACCGTCCGTCGCGCCCGTCCGGTGGTGCTGACGGCGCTCGCCGCGATCCTCGCCATGATCCCGCTGTCGCGCTCGGCCTTCTGGGGCCCGATGGCGATCACCATCATGGGCGGACTGTTCGTCGCGACCTTCCTGACGCTTCTGTACCTGCCGGGTCTCTACGCCCTGTGGTTCAGGAAGAGCCTGGACGAGGCGGGCACGCCGGAACAGCCTGCCGCGCCGCAGCATGGGAGCGATGAGCAGCGCGCAATTCCGCTTGCTGAAGCGGCTGAATAA
- a CDS encoding efflux RND transporter periplasmic adaptor subunit, translating into MFVRSVLSSYSRLLAGVSLALMAAALAGCNDTVAQKAEPPRPVLVATAHYDAETPERSFVGSIRPRIESDLGFRVAGKVDKRLVEVGQTVEIGQPLATLDEVDLKLQAEQAVAEQTAATGVLAQAAAAEQRAKDLKAKGWTTDAAMDSSRAAADEARARLDRAVRSVELTKNSLSYATLVADARGVVTATLIEPGQVVAAGQASIRVARFAEKEAVVAIPETLVGRAKSGVASVTLWSEPDKKYVAKLREIAPAADPATRTYLAKFSLPEADDKVALGMTATLTLSDAATERVARLPLSALFNEGGKPSFYVVDDNGAVALKPVAVKAYDSNDVVITGGVDEGAKIVALGVQKLDPGQKVRVVSSLSF; encoded by the coding sequence ATGTTCGTTCGGTCCGTTTTGTCCAGCTATTCCAGGCTCTTGGCGGGTGTGTCGCTGGCCCTGATGGCCGCCGCGCTGGCCGGATGCAATGATACCGTGGCGCAAAAGGCCGAGCCGCCGCGCCCGGTCCTGGTCGCAACAGCCCATTATGATGCCGAGACCCCGGAGCGCAGCTTCGTCGGCAGCATCAGGCCCCGCATCGAGAGCGATCTCGGCTTCCGCGTCGCAGGCAAGGTCGACAAGCGCCTCGTTGAAGTCGGCCAGACCGTCGAGATCGGCCAGCCGCTCGCCACCCTCGATGAGGTCGATCTGAAGCTCCAGGCCGAGCAGGCCGTCGCCGAACAGACCGCCGCAACCGGCGTGCTGGCCCAGGCCGCCGCGGCCGAGCAGCGCGCCAAGGATCTGAAAGCCAAGGGCTGGACCACGGACGCCGCGATGGATTCGAGCCGCGCCGCCGCCGACGAAGCCCGCGCGCGCCTCGACCGCGCCGTCCGCTCGGTCGAGCTGACCAAGAATTCCCTTTCCTACGCGACGCTCGTTGCCGACGCCCGTGGCGTCGTCACCGCAACGCTGATCGAGCCCGGCCAGGTGGTCGCCGCGGGCCAGGCTTCGATCCGTGTCGCCCGCTTTGCCGAAAAGGAAGCGGTCGTCGCGATCCCTGAGACGCTGGTTGGACGCGCCAAGTCGGGCGTCGCCAGCGTCACTCTTTGGTCCGAGCCGGACAAGAAATACGTCGCGAAGCTGCGCGAGATCGCGCCGGCCGCCGATCCGGCCACGCGCACCTATCTGGCAAAATTCTCGCTGCCTGAGGCCGACGACAAGGTCGCGCTCGGCATGACCGCGACGCTGACACTGTCGGACGCCGCCACCGAGCGCGTCGCGCGGCTGCCGCTGTCGGCGCTGTTCAACGAAGGCGGCAAGCCGTCCTTCTATGTCGTCGACGACAACGGTGCGGTTGCGCTGAAGCCGGTCGCCGTGAAGGCCTACGACAGCAATGACGTCGTCATCACCGGTGGTGTTGACGAGGGCGCCAAGATCGTCGCCCTCGGTGTGCAAAAGCTCGATCCCGGCCAGAAGGTGCGGGTCGTGTCGTCACTGTCTTTCTAA
- a CDS encoding MFS transporter translates to MSQTTTYAGSAGTTRSQIETSTIRAISRRLIPFLVLAYFFSYLDRVNLGFAALTMNAELKFTPLIFSWGAGIFFIGYFIFEVPSNLALEKFGASRWIARIMVTWGIISALMALTSGVTSFYVLRFLLGVAEAGFFPGIILYLTYWYPAEYRARFLAAFAIAVPVSTVIGAPVSGLLLGLDGAMGLKGWQWLFVIEGIPSVLLGIVTWFYLTDRPEKADWLSAEQKAWLKAKLDAEIAAKQAVKHVSLGEALSSPKVIALSLIYFGFVGALYGMQFWLPQIVKAFGLTNAQTGFVTAIPYLFGTIAMILWARHSDSTRERVMHVGAPLLLTAIALGVSSYLTDPTLTMVVLTVAAIGVFCCFGVFWTLPTAWLSGTAAAGAIALINSIGNLAGFGGPYLIGWVKEATGQTSTGLLVLAVLPLLAGILVFVGRHETKHEFAEQGR, encoded by the coding sequence ATGAGCCAGACCACGACTTATGCCGGTTCGGCCGGTACAACCAGGAGCCAAATCGAGACCTCGACCATCCGCGCCATCTCCCGGCGCCTGATTCCGTTCCTGGTGCTGGCCTACTTCTTCTCCTATCTCGATCGCGTAAATCTCGGCTTCGCCGCGCTCACCATGAACGCGGAATTGAAGTTCACCCCGCTGATCTTCTCCTGGGGCGCGGGCATCTTCTTCATCGGCTATTTCATCTTCGAGGTGCCGAGCAACCTCGCGCTGGAGAAGTTCGGCGCTAGCCGCTGGATTGCCCGCATCATGGTGACCTGGGGCATCATCTCGGCGCTGATGGCGCTGACCAGCGGTGTCACGAGCTTCTATGTGCTGCGTTTCCTGCTCGGCGTCGCCGAGGCCGGCTTCTTCCCCGGCATCATCCTTTATCTCACCTATTGGTACCCGGCCGAGTATCGCGCCCGGTTCCTCGCGGCTTTCGCCATCGCTGTGCCGGTCTCGACCGTGATCGGTGCGCCGGTCTCGGGCCTCTTGCTCGGGCTCGACGGCGCAATGGGCCTGAAAGGCTGGCAGTGGCTGTTCGTCATCGAGGGCATCCCCTCGGTGCTGCTCGGCATCGTCACCTGGTTCTATCTCACCGACAGACCGGAGAAGGCGGACTGGCTCTCGGCCGAGCAGAAGGCCTGGCTCAAGGCGAAGCTCGATGCGGAGATCGCGGCCAAGCAGGCGGTGAAGCACGTCTCGCTCGGGGAGGCGCTGTCCTCGCCGAAGGTGATCGCGCTCAGCCTGATCTATTTCGGCTTCGTCGGCGCGCTCTATGGCATGCAGTTCTGGCTGCCGCAGATCGTCAAAGCGTTCGGCCTCACCAACGCCCAGACCGGCTTCGTCACCGCGATTCCTTATCTGTTCGGCACCATCGCCATGATCCTGTGGGCGCGCCATTCGGACTCAACGCGCGAGCGCGTCATGCATGTCGGTGCGCCGCTGCTGCTCACCGCCATTGCGCTTGGCGTCTCCTCCTATCTCACCGACCCCACTCTGACGATGGTGGTGCTGACGGTCGCCGCGATCGGCGTGTTCTGCTGCTTCGGTGTGTTCTGGACCCTGCCGACCGCCTGGTTGTCCGGCACGGCAGCCGCCGGCGCCATCGCGCTGATCAACTCGATCGGCAATCTCGCCGGCTTCGGCGGCCCCTACCTGATCGGCTGGGTCAAGGAGGCCACCGGTCAGACCTCGACAGGCCTCTTGGTGCTCGCCGTGCTGCCGCTCCTCGCTGGCATTTTGGTCTTCGTCGGTCGCCACGAGACCAAGCACGAGTTCGCCGAACAGGGGCGGTAA
- a CDS encoding DUF2809 domain-containing protein, whose product MHGTQPANTVAPLQASLIRLAFALVVIACGLSLRWYGFPLGLPAVVVKYGGSLLWATMVFLLVGVLLPRLTRTQLAAIAMLIAIVVEFSRPVHTPWLDAFRLTTAGALLLGRIFSLWNVLAYAVGIAFGVWIDRLSTTHGLVGWAKRSVPTTSRWWARR is encoded by the coding sequence ATGCACGGGACGCAACCGGCCAACACCGTTGCACCGCTCCAGGCATCGCTGATCCGCCTCGCCTTTGCGCTGGTCGTGATCGCCTGCGGCCTCTCCTTGCGCTGGTACGGCTTTCCGCTCGGCCTGCCCGCCGTCGTGGTGAAGTACGGCGGCTCGCTGCTATGGGCGACGATGGTGTTTCTGCTGGTCGGGGTGTTGCTGCCGCGGCTGACACGAACGCAGCTTGCGGCGATCGCAATGCTGATCGCGATCGTGGTCGAGTTTTCACGGCCGGTGCACACGCCGTGGCTCGATGCGTTCCGGCTGACGACGGCCGGGGCGTTGTTGTTGGGACGGATCTTCTCGCTGTGGAATGTACTAGCGTATGCCGTGGGGATTGCGTTCGGCGTTTGGATTGATCGGCTCTCGACGACGCACGGTCTCGTAGGGTGGGCAAAGCGAAGCGTGCCCACCACAAGCAGATGGTGGGCACGGCGCTAA
- a CDS encoding winged helix-turn-helix domain-containing protein, with protein sequence MPRAPKPLPLPTTQARQIWLRAQRLDTRAPFGEGSQAVTDAVAHLGYVQIDTINVIERCHHHILFSRIPSYRRADLRHAQSVDKSVFEYWTHALSYIPSDDFRFFLPAMREHKREGHKWYASVTPADMRKVMRLLRAGALTIRDIEDDVLTEKEHLWQSRKPSKRALQLAFYTGVVTIGARQGMLKTYDLMVRHFGWDRLPKPASPREITAYLLDRALRSQGVVSLDSVCHLDAPSKKAVAGLIAARVRRGELVPVAIDGAGRQEHWAAPAALEPAEAPPDLVHILSPFDPLIIQRKRTNLLFGYNHLFEAYVPKAKRKLGYFALPVLVGDEIVAALDLKTDRQAKKVLMQKWTWVGQGKKTAGRKELKRVIEDELDRFERFQLAE encoded by the coding sequence ATGCCCCGCGCACCAAAACCCCTCCCGCTCCCGACGACACAAGCCCGGCAGATCTGGCTGCGGGCCCAGCGCCTCGATACGCGCGCACCGTTCGGGGAGGGGTCGCAGGCGGTCACGGATGCGGTCGCCCATCTCGGTTATGTGCAGATCGACACCATCAACGTGATCGAGCGCTGCCATCACCACATCCTGTTCAGCCGCATCCCGTCCTACCGCCGCGCCGATCTGCGTCATGCCCAGAGCGTCGACAAGAGCGTGTTCGAGTACTGGACCCACGCACTGTCCTATATTCCGTCGGATGATTTTCGCTTCTTCCTGCCGGCCATGCGCGAGCACAAGCGGGAGGGGCATAAATGGTATGCCTCGGTGACGCCGGCCGACATGCGCAAGGTGATGCGACTGTTGCGCGCCGGTGCGTTGACCATCCGCGACATCGAGGACGACGTGCTCACCGAGAAGGAGCATCTCTGGCAGAGCCGCAAGCCTTCGAAGCGCGCGCTTCAGCTTGCCTTCTACACGGGCGTCGTGACCATCGGCGCGCGCCAGGGTATGCTCAAGACCTACGATCTGATGGTCAGGCATTTCGGCTGGGACAGGCTGCCCAAGCCGGCCTCGCCCAGGGAGATCACGGCCTATCTGCTCGACCGCGCATTGCGCTCGCAGGGTGTCGTCAGCCTCGATTCGGTCTGCCATCTCGATGCGCCGAGCAAGAAGGCGGTCGCAGGCCTGATCGCTGCGCGCGTCCGGCGCGGCGAGCTCGTGCCTGTCGCGATCGACGGCGCCGGCAGGCAGGAGCATTGGGCCGCGCCTGCGGCGCTTGAGCCCGCCGAGGCGCCGCCGGATCTCGTCCACATCCTCTCGCCGTTCGATCCGCTGATCATCCAGCGCAAGCGCACCAATCTGCTCTTCGGCTACAACCATCTGTTCGAGGCCTATGTGCCGAAGGCCAAACGCAAGCTTGGCTATTTTGCGCTGCCGGTGCTTGTCGGCGACGAGATCGTCGCCGCGCTCGATCTCAAGACCGACCGGCAGGCGAAGAAGGTGCTGATGCAGAAGTGGACGTGGGTCGGGCAGGGGAAGAAGACGGCAGGGCGCAAGGAGCTGAAGCGCGTGATCGAGGACGAGCTGGATCGCTTCGAGCGGTTTCAGCTGGCGGAGTGA
- a CDS encoding OmpA family protein: MTHFNKSFGLKAITLTAALSLTAGLAFAGDTNVSSSQILDALKPKPITRGLSAGPQADPTAQAKETTFLNTVRNRPTRSLSLGERQEIAELAATKPNIDLEIQFDYNSADIAKTSVASVQALGKALSDPSLKGSTFVVAGHTDAIGTEEYNQGLSERRADTIKKYLVQNYGLSSNDLVTVGYGKTKLKDTANGADPINRRVQVVNMETKTASK, translated from the coding sequence ATGACCCATTTCAATAAGTCTTTTGGACTGAAGGCGATCACGCTCACCGCCGCGCTGTCGTTGACGGCCGGCCTGGCTTTCGCCGGCGATACCAACGTCTCGTCCAGCCAGATCCTGGATGCGTTGAAGCCGAAGCCGATCACCCGCGGCCTGTCGGCCGGTCCGCAAGCCGACCCGACGGCGCAGGCCAAGGAGACGACGTTCCTGAATACCGTGCGCAACCGGCCGACCCGTTCGCTCTCGCTGGGCGAGCGCCAGGAGATCGCCGAGCTCGCGGCAACCAAGCCGAACATCGATCTCGAGATTCAGTTCGACTACAACTCGGCCGACATCGCCAAGACCTCGGTGGCGTCGGTGCAGGCGCTCGGCAAGGCGCTGTCCGATCCGTCGCTGAAGGGCTCGACCTTCGTGGTCGCCGGCCACACCGATGCGATCGGCACGGAGGAGTATAATCAAGGCCTCTCGGAGCGCCGCGCCGACACGATCAAGAAGTACCTGGTGCAGAACTACGGTCTCAGCAGCAACGATCTCGTCACCGTCGGCTATGGCAAGACCAAGCTGAAGGACACCGCCAACGGTGCCGACCCGATCAACCGCCGCGTCCAGGTCGTGAACATGGAAACCAAGACGGCGTCCAAATGA
- a CDS encoding phospholipid carrier-dependent glycosyltransferase, with amino-acid sequence MSRSAVIAVAIFLASHLALLIGLATPEKFVFDEVHYVPAARQMLGATPSQPMLNPMHPPLAKELIATSIAAFGDNAFGWRYPATLFGALAIVAVYLCGLALFGSQEPAIAAALIAAFNQMLYVQARIAMLDIFALGFGLLAIAAFMHGFRRQRPQALFALAGSLFGLAAACKWSGLFPLGVCIVIVVVIRLMQGWHTLFADPKPGDWYRPDLWPEFRAHHAVLCFVLLPAATYLPAFVPLYGLSLPDLLEAQRRIFADNTTTAIAGHTYMSSWPSWPLLARPVWFLFDKTTDDNIAAIVFLGNPLVAWPALLALVMVLRDFIVARRWDAFLIGAFYFGSWLAWALLPRTLGFIYYYLPAATAVSLALVYVLRKGLPRWALWFYVGLTAIGFAVMLPISAAFVGTSMQTFNRLMLFQSWI; translated from the coding sequence GTGTCGCGAAGCGCCGTGATCGCTGTCGCGATCTTCCTAGCTTCCCATCTCGCGCTGCTGATCGGGCTGGCGACGCCGGAAAAATTCGTCTTCGACGAGGTGCATTACGTGCCGGCGGCGCGCCAGATGCTGGGCGCCACGCCGTCGCAGCCGATGCTCAATCCGATGCATCCGCCGCTGGCGAAGGAGCTGATTGCGACGTCGATCGCAGCGTTCGGTGACAATGCGTTCGGCTGGCGCTATCCGGCGACGCTGTTCGGCGCGCTCGCGATCGTGGCGGTCTATCTGTGCGGCCTCGCGCTGTTCGGATCGCAGGAGCCTGCGATCGCCGCGGCGCTGATCGCAGCGTTCAACCAGATGCTCTATGTGCAGGCGCGCATCGCGATGCTCGACATCTTCGCGCTCGGCTTCGGCCTGCTTGCAATTGCAGCCTTCATGCACGGCTTTCGACGACAGCGGCCGCAGGCGCTGTTCGCGCTCGCGGGCAGCCTGTTCGGTCTCGCGGCCGCCTGCAAATGGAGCGGGCTGTTTCCGCTCGGTGTCTGCATCGTCATCGTGGTCGTGATCCGCCTGATGCAGGGCTGGCACACGCTGTTTGCCGATCCGAAGCCCGGAGACTGGTACCGACCCGATCTCTGGCCCGAATTCAGGGCGCACCATGCCGTGCTCTGCTTCGTGCTGTTGCCGGCCGCAACCTATCTCCCCGCTTTTGTTCCGCTTTACGGGCTGTCACTGCCTGACCTGCTCGAGGCACAGCGCCGGATCTTTGCCGACAACACCACCACCGCGATCGCAGGCCATACTTATATGAGTTCGTGGCCATCCTGGCCGCTGCTGGCGCGGCCAGTGTGGTTCCTGTTCGACAAGACAACCGACGACAACATCGCCGCGATCGTTTTTCTCGGCAACCCGCTGGTCGCATGGCCGGCGCTTCTCGCGCTCGTGATGGTGCTGCGCGACTTCATCGTCGCGCGTCGCTGGGATGCGTTCCTGATCGGGGCATTCTATTTCGGCTCCTGGCTCGCCTGGGCGCTGCTGCCGCGCACGCTGGGCTTCATTTATTACTATCTGCCGGCCGCAACGGCAGTCTCGCTCGCGCTCGTCTATGTGCTGCGCAAGGGCCTTCCGCGGTGGGCATTGTGGTTCTATGTCGGCCTCACCGCGATCGGCTTTGCGGTGATGCTGCCGATTTCAGCCGCCTTCGTCGGCACCTCGATGCAGACGTTCAACCGGCTGATGCTGTTTCAGAGCTGGATCTGA